Below is a window of Melospiza georgiana isolate bMelGeo1 chromosome 18, bMelGeo1.pri, whole genome shotgun sequence DNA.
tttgcttttttttttcttgacccCTACTGAACATTGGAAGTTGGGGAGTTTCACTCCCAGTGAGTTTTGCTTTCTTACCTTCCACTTTAGTGAGGTGATAATCATTTCTCAGTGATAGCAAAATATTGCTACAGAGAACACAAGTTCTTTGTGCAGAGACTTTTTGATTTTCTGATTACCATCAATCTCTTAAATGGAAACTTCCTTTTCCCAAACAGATGTGATGGATGTAGCATGGTCTCCACACGATGCCTGGCTGGCATCCTGTAGTGTTGATAACACTGTTGTCATCTGGAACGCTGTCAAATTCCCAGGTGAGAGCTCTAAAGAGGTGCCAGCATGTAAAGCTTTGTGACTAAGTCTTCCCTCCTCAGTGTATTTCTCTGACTCTTCAGACCTCTAGGAGGGATTGGTTGTCTGTCTTTTGGGGTGACACACCTGCAGTCCTTCCAGGTTTGGATGGCAATGAGCAGGGGATtccaccctgctgcaggcagcagctgcattcAGGTGTGCTGCTGATTTTACATGGAAGTCATGATTGCCTGTGTTTATTTACATGCCATTTATTTCAAGCTGGTTTCCAATACTGATACCAGAGTTTTTAGACTTTGAAGCTAATTGTGCAccctctcagcctctcctcccacAGGCTGATAAGCAAGAGTGTGACTGAAAGTAGGTTACCAGGTCTGCCAGCCTTGGGTGTCTGTTGAGTCACAACTTTGACTTGGTTCACACTTGCTGCACAAAGCTGGATTAGTTGTGATAATCTTTGGGTGTGGAGGAAAGGGTGAATGTTTAACTGAAATTCCAGTTCAAGTGCTGCTTTCCACAGCTTCAAAGTGCTACTCTAAAGCACTGGGACTCTGTTCTCTGACCTGTCTTCTAAAGAGTTTTGCACCACTTACTCTGGCCAGAACTCTATTTACCACTTCTTTTATATCAGTTTTTTCTTAAGTACAGCCTCCAATTTGGTTGATACGTTGTTTCTACACTAAAGGAGGTTATACTTAATACGCTGttcaaaaatatgtaaattttcTCAACACTCTGCCTGGAAGGAGTTAGCAGTAACTACTCTCTATTCTCAATTTTTGTGTGCACAGAAATTCTTGCCACTTTGAAGGGGCATTCTGGCTTGGTGAAAGGGCTGACCTGGGATCCTGTTGGGAAATACATTGCCTCTCAGGCTGATGATCGAAGTTTGAAGGTGTGGCGGACCCTGGACTGGCAGCTGGAAACCAGCATCACAAAACCCTTTGATGAGGTACTTCACAGTGTGTGACTGTTCCAAGTGAATTCCCAGTATCCAAAAagaatgaatgaaaataaaaataactcgGATTTTGTACGAACACGAATTAATTGAACAGTGCTGAATCAAATAAAGCTCTCAGATAACAGCTACAGAGGGCAAAAAAAGAATTACTTTCTCATAAAAATAGGATTGTCTAGAGACTGTCATTGTCATTTATTATTGTGGATATCAAAAGTTTACATGGGTTATGTAAACAATTAAGTGAACTTCTGAAAATACAGTGGTTATTCTGGGGAAGTGTTTGCACACTGATCACAATAGTCTGACATTCTTCCCTGTGCATCTTCTGTTGGCCACTATCAGAAATGAGGTAAGTATTTGGAGGGATCTTTGACCTGGCATCATAGAGCTCTTACATGGTGACTTTTATGAAGAGATCAAGTTCCTGGGGACAGAAGCTGCTGCTTGGTGTTCTGCAGTGATCTGAGGGTATTGTGATTAGTGCAGTTGCTCTTTGTAGTAGACCTTGTCTGCTTCCACTCAcatgggagctgctgtggcaagCTGAACTCTCATCATTAGTGGTTGCTGTGTTGCAGCCCTGTTACAAACCAGGACTGTGGtaaatactgaggaaacagtATCCAAAAAGATGTAACATTTGTCTTTCCTTTAGAAAAGTTCTCAGAGctcctttcccccccttttgATAGGGTTTCTTAAGTTATACCACATCACCTGTGTAAACATGGCCAAATGCTGAGAATTATATGTGAGGTCACTCTTTTATACTCTCAGGATACTTACTTTGTAATCGTATTCCCTAAATCTGAAATATAAATAGTTTATATTACAGCCCCTTTGTTTGCCAAACACTTTTAAAGCTCTggtatgttttttttttgtcagtgtGGAGGGACAACTCATGTGCTGCGCCTTAGCTGGTCACCTGATGGTCACTATCTTGTTTCTGCTCATGCCATGAATAATTCTGGGCCCACTGCTCAGATCATTGAGAGGGATGGATGGAAAACCAACATGGATTTTGTAGGGCACCGGAAGGCAGTTACAGTAGTGGTGAGTGAGTGATAGAAATTTATCCCTGAAGTTAAAACTTGTTGCTTTTTGATAATTTTATGTATAAATGGGACAAGAAGTGAAGATGGGCATCAAGATTAGTAAAAGAATTGCATGGTGGTGATTAAAAAATGTCAGCTTTACTTGTTGGAAGCAATCAGGTGGCTGTTGTGATAGGAGAACTGGATGTAGATGAACAAGACAAAGGGGAATACAGGAGCACGTTAGGAATGTCAAACATCAGCTTTGTTGGCTGTTCAGTGACTTGATTAAAATGATTTAGGTTTCTGGTGGATTTCTGATCCCTAGTAAAATTAATATTGTTTGCCTTTTCTATGAAGGCATTCAGAAAACCCCTTAAGAAAGCCAAGAAAGCCTCTGCAGCTTTTGTCAGACTCTTACAGAGTCTGGTTCAGGACTTTATTTCTATTAAATGTTTTTTCACTCTTAAGTGGAAAATTTGCTTAGAAAGCAGATCTTCTGTTGAAATGTAATTACTGTGATAAAATTTGAGCATCTTATTTGTTCAGAAATTCAATCCAAAAAtcttcaaaaagaaacaaaagaatgGGAGCTCCACCAAGTCAAGTTGTCCCTACTGCTGTTGTGCTGTCGGTAGCAAAGATCGATCTCTGTCTGTCTGGGTAAGTGATTTCTTTGCTGCCTTTGAACTAATGTGGTCATTGGATAACTTGGGGGTTTAACACAAAAGTCACATGTACAGCATTAAGTCTTACATTTAGTGTCAtgtttagggattttttttgtctctgttgTTGCAGGTTTAGCTGATTGGTAAGGAGGTGGATTTGTATTAGTTCATTTCTCTAAAGGCAGGAGCAGTTAGAAGCCAGTGGCAGAGTGTGCCCTGGTGAGGGGGAGCAGCTGTTAAGGGAGAAAACATTTTACTGCAGTTAATAAATGCAGCCTTATTTTCATCCTTTTACTTGTCTTCTGTTCTTGTAAAGGAAAGCGATGTGAAAGTGAATGAGCTTTTTAAGTATTCTTTCAAGTTTTTGATATCTAGTTTGGGTTTAACTTTAAAATCTACACTAAAATTTTTATTCTGGCTGGGAGAAGAGTAgctattttcacatttttaaatgcaacTGGAAAATACAGGGAATCAATTTAACTGATTTGTAAAGCTTTCTGATGAGAACTTTGCCAGAACCCACCAATTGCTAACTGCAATCTACTATTTTTAGCTTCCAGTGTGATATTTATCCATCAATCTCTGGATGCATAACTAAATCTGTTTCTGGTAATGCTACCAGTGCGTACCCATATCAAAGTATCACTTGGTATATTTTACTTTCTATTTATATTATGAAGATTTCATTTGGAGTGGCTGTTGAAATTACAGAAGGTAGCACAGAGATGCAGTTATAGGTTGTCTTTGCCCTGAGGAGCTTAATAAACATATATAGAGTGCAGACCTATGGAAGCATAAATAACTACTGAAGATGACAGTGACACTGCATCTGTGAACATAAAACTTCCTTGACCTTATCAACCTCTACTTCATTTCAGTTGTACTATACACTTAGAGATAATAAGTCCATTGATTTGACATTAAAGAGCTTAGAGTGTCTAATTTAGAGCAGGTTATTGGAGTTTTCATATTCAGTTCTTTATTACTAAGCTGATTCTTAAGTGCATAGGAATCCTCTTTAAGAGTTATTGTGAGTCAAATTCCCTTTGCTCTTGATAGGTTTCACTTTCTCAGACAAGTAGGCTGAGTGAGGACATGGAAACCtaatctgttttctgtcttcttgTGCTGGCAGTTTACAGCATCCTTATCTCAGTACAGCTTAGAATAGAAGCTGTCTTTTGCATCTGTGGAATTGCTTTTGAGGTGGCAGAGAGTCTTTTAAGACTGTGGTGTGAAGGTAAAGTTGATTAAGAAATTCAGTCTGTGTTTCAGAAAGGAGAATTGAATGTCAGCTGTTCTTCTGCAGGGATTTTCTGCCCCAGCAGTGGAACAGGTGACTTGGTGCTTCAGATGCAGCACCAGGCATGCAGCTGTTTCCTGGGCAGACCTTGTTTGGTGCATATTGTGAGGCTCTGGGAGAATGTTAATATGGTACTATCTGTGATTGTGTGGAACTTCTACATTTCTGAGTgttgtttcttgttttcttaAGCTCACGTGTCTGAAGCGACCTTTAGTTGTCATCCATGAGCTGTTTGACAAGTCAATCATGGACATCTCCTGGTAAGTTGATTTCTCCTGTTTGTTATGGAAGCCAAACAATTGTTATCAATTTTAGGTGTACTTATTAGCTGGAAATGCCTTAAAACAATACAGATTGTGGTTGTTGGAATACAAGTAATTGGTTCCTGTAGgttttgtttctgctgcagcatcTTAGTAGTAATATGAGCAAATAGCACATGGTCACTTGAGATTATTAACTGAACAAACAGTAATGTATTTAGAGCAAGACACAGTAAAATATCTGTGTAAAGAGTTTCTACTTGTTACAATTCTCTGACATAGGTTGTCTTAATTCTATCACTTCCTCACTTCTGAAATTCTCCCTTAATAGTTACAACAATCTCTTGGTGGGTTTATACTGGGAATTTTAAAGCTTCCTGGTTTCTATATGCCATGTGGATTTTGCCTTGAAGCTCAGtgaatcacaaaaaaaaaaagctttaaaaccaaaacattttttctttcattaaaagatTAAGGCTAGAAAGCCAGAAAGTGGAATATTTCATGAGAAATGCTGCTATTGTTATAGTACAATAGCTTTGAATAGTTTGGTTTTCCTGTagtgttttttatttctccatctGCAATTTGCACATTTTTCATGGCATGAAGTCGTTGGGAGTAATAACTGGTTAACATTTTGTAGTTTTGTGAGGAAATGGTATTGTGGGGTATTTGAGAGACAAAGGATCATCAGGCAGCTTGGTATTTTATATCCTGTTTACAAATTGAAACAGATGGATAAAATGTCAATAACATGGAGTGTTCCCAGAAATGTGCTCCATTCTGAAAACAGACATAGTAAATTCTGAGAAAGCTGGTACTATTATATTGTTATAGCTATATAATTTCTGGTTTAGAATTTTAGACTTGGATCCATCAATATAATATCTGTGAGGGATTATGTTTTCACAGAACAATTGCTTGGATCCAGAGGTCAATAGGAGCACAGCAATTTTCTctgcaaagcaaacagaaaacctTCAACATGAGTTTACTGTTTTCTAATTTGGAGTACTGGTGGTGTACCTTGTTTCATGGTGCTGAGGCTGATTTCTCTGACTGTGATGCTATCAGGGCATCCATGCCACAAAAACAGGGGTTGCCAAATGCCTGTAGCTGTGGTACTTGTAATGGATTTTTAGTAACTTGGTTAGGACTTTGGAGTTGGGccagctttcctttcctcttcccttctgtGTAACAATTCATCTGTAAGCCACTGTGTCACTGTctctgtgagctctgtgctTAAAAGTGTCTGAGGGAGAAGTCAAAATCCAAGTATTTTTTCAAATGTGCAATAATAGGTTACCCATGCAAGATTATCATTCTGTTATGATAGATagtttctcctctctctttttgcTAAGAAAACCTGACCTCCAGAAGAGGGTTACCATGTATCCCCACAAATAAACACGTGCAGTTTTCTTAAACACCCAAATAATTGAACAGTAACCAAATCAAACCTGTGTTCTTGCCTAGTACCAAGATTTTTTGGCCTGCCTGTCAGCTGAGGGCCCATTTCTTCACCCACTGCCATTAACACAAAAATTTGCTCATCTATTGAAGGAAATGCATTTATaattttctctccctgttcATTGTGAACACTATTCAGGTTTACCCCTTCAGGAAAGTTTCcatggtgctgctcctgccatgggcaggttattgtcccagtgccaccatcctTGTGCAGTCTGCAAGGGAGCATTGGcacagggactctgctgcctgtcaTCCTGTCTCCTCACTGTCCCACTTCTCTGGTGCCATGAGTTATTGCTGTGATAATAAATCTTAAGCTGATATTTTTATTGAACAATCCATCAGATTTTATTGAGTAGTCCATCATCTTTGCTTGAATGaaacagattaaaaacaaaGTTGGACCTTTATTTCCCTCAGGACCCTTAATGGACTTGGTATCCTGGTGTGTTCCATGGATGGATCAGTGGCATTTTTGGACTTTTCCCAGGATGAACTTGGGGATCCACTCAGCGAGGAGGAAAAGGTACAGCAAGCACTCAGAGAACCTTTGATCATATTTCAGGGATGTATTGATTCAATTAAAATACTGGCCTGTTTATAGAAGTATGTAGTAACTGATTTCCATATTATAGAAAATATGTTGCTCTTGTCTGCTTTACAAATCATTAAAAAAGAGTAGTCAAGTGAATGTGTGGTATTAGTTtctcttctgaaagaaaagaatttgGAAAGCATCCACTTGCTTACACATCATTATACATCTGAAGTAATTATTTGGCCAAGGAAACAAGAAGTGAGTGCTTCAAAGCACTATAAAATTACTCTTTCACTTGCATATATGCAAGTCTTTTTAAACTGATTGCTCTTGGCTGTTTTTCCTCTCATTGCTATTAGCAACTAGAGCTTtgaatttcatttattttacatattgATTTAGTGTTAGttgaaaacacaaagaaaaaaaatctggtgtATAAATGCTACAGGGGGCATTTTATAGATTTTATTAGATTTGTGTGATTCCCTTGTGTTACAATCAGTGATGTCATGGTCACTCACATCTTTAACACCCCCAGAGCAACATTCACCAGTCCACCTATGGCAAAAGCCTGGCTATCATGACTGAAGCTCAGTTGTCCACCACCATTATTGAGAATCCAGAGATGCTCAAGtaccagcagaggcagcagcagggggatCAGAAGAATTCCTCAATTCGGGAAGGCTCTGGGAATTCCACAGCTCCCAAAGTGGCAAGCATGGTTAATGGGGAGAGTCTGGAGGACATCAGAAAGGTAGGTGCTCGTGGGCAGTGTCAAGTACTGAGTCACTAAATAGCAAACTCCTAGGAAAGAACCAGTTTCTGTGCCCTTACTTGTGTTAATGGCACCTTTCAGCCTGGGTATGGCTCAACTGATCAACTTAGTGGGTCATTATTGGGACTTGTTGAAAAGTTAAATGCTTTTAAGCAGAAAGCAGGCAATGTGGATATTTCTGTGATGGGTGCAAAATTCTTGGCGTGCAGGAAGGAAATCAAGAGTAACTAATGACAGAGGAGCTGTTGAACTGTGTTTCAGTTTCTTAATTACAGAGGTTGAAAGCATTATTTAGTTGTGTCctaaacacagaacaaaatttttaattaaagatttGATATGCATAATGTTTTAGACTTGATTCTAAAGTGGAGAGCAGATTACATGCTCCACAAATGCCTTTTCTACTGATGGATAGGTTGAAATTGGAAAATTGTTTGTGTTTATGGGAAAGTCTTTGCTAACAGATTTTTAATTGAGGCACCTCTTCTAATATACCTATTTTTgtcagtttggaaaaaaaaattaaaatagcatTTCCCATTTATCAGAAATTATGATAAAATGTATTTCCCAACAGAACCTCTTAAAAAAACAAGTGGAAACACGAACGGCAGATGGCCGGAGAAGGATCACACCTCTCTGCATAGCTCAACTGGACACTGGGTATGTTTGGAAGTAATCCATAAAATCCTTCTTTGCCTTCttatctttttgtttgtttgtttgtttccctgTTCCAGGCTTGGCATTCCATCTTAGGGCATCATAAAGCACTTACTGGAAATAAGTGTGTATTCTTAAGAAATACAGTTTCAACCAGTGTTCTTTGGCCGTGAGATCTCACTTCTAATAGATCAGGCAAATTCTCATTTACTGTTATAGGTGAACAATGCTCTAATGTATTGTTGTAAATCTGTATTAGTACCAGCTTTAATATCCTTTGGATATGAGAAATTATTCTGGAAAGGTACTGGGGATTTATTTAGGATGCATATGAGTATCCACATGTGGAAAAAGGAAGAATGGAATAAATGTTTTAGCTAAAATTGCTATTTTTGAATTATCTTTAAAGTGGTTTTGAGAAATGTATTTGttgtttgtctttttgtttAGGGATTTTTCTACAGCATTTTTCAATAGCATCCCAATATCTGGAACTCTGTCTGGCTCAATGATGTCTTCTCAAAGTAACCAGCAGCTCATGTCACTAGATTCGAACGCAGCAAATTCCCTTAATACTTCAAAGCCTTCTGTAGAGCCAACAGCAGCCAGTATAAAACCAACAGATGATGCAGCCAATAAAGATGGGTcagtatttgctgttttgttttgcactCACATGAATCTGTTtagtttttaattcttatttatagttttataatgaagaaattattaaagTAGTTTCCTTATTGCAAAACCCCAAGAATCTAATCTTGCTGAAAACATTGAGATTTTATTAGTGTTTGGTTACTTTAAGTGTTGATAAATTGGGAATGAATAAATCCATGTGCATGGTTCTGGCAGTGAACTTCAGTGCAATGAAGTGCACAGCTGATTGCTAATGCTTTAGCAAAATGATTTGCTTATGGGTTGGTGGGTTGCTATTAGTAAACAATAGAAGGTGTTGCAGTAGTGTAAGTAATGAAACCTACTTTACATCAAATTCTGATCTGAGTCCTCTCTTCAGACATGGTGATCCTTTTTTCCTGTCCAACAGCCCCATCAGAGCACAGTGACACTGGCTCGTCAGTGCACATGTGCTGATGGGCCAGCGTGTCTTTCAAATTAACTACAGAACAACTGAATTGTACTTGCTTTTCCCTCAGTGATAGCACTGACCTGACTTCTTCTCAGTGTGTTTTTATAGCTTTTGTAGCAGCATAGTGTCATTGAAACCTCTACTTCTCCACCAAATTTGGTTGAAATTGGCCACAGATTAAAAAATGAGCGGGTGGACTCTGAGAAATGATTGACAGATGAAACTATTAAGTATCCTTTTCTTTGTAAATTGTACTTCTAGCAGCTTTTTAGTACAAGCATCAGTTATTTTAGAGCCATTCATTCTCTGAATTAATTCTCTGAATGAATTGAAAAATCTCTAAAGTAAACAGCTATTGAAATAGTAGATCCCTGGAATGCTTTAGTGTGGGGAAAACACATTCCTTTGCCCTAGAGTTATGCTTGGAAAGGCCTAATAATCAGGTTGGATTTTTCAACAACAGAATCTAAACCTGGCAGGAATTGTTTCATCCCAATTGTTTGCTTGATAAACAGTGAAATATAATATTGTAATGGAAATATTTGGTAACCTGAACAAGGGGTAAAAGCAGGAACCCCTGTGatcattttaaaaagtgatcCTTTCTTAGTAAGTACCAGCTGAAAGTATAATTTCCTTCCTGAATTTAAAATACCCAGTAAATGAATTAGAGTCTTTTAATCCAGATATGTGGCCACGTGAAGCTCTGAGGTGTACCACAGACAGCTTTTGAGAGTAAGCAAAGCTTTCATGAAAGAGTGGAAAACgaatattataatttattatatactTGAGTGAAAGATTTTCAACATATGGTTTCTAACCACTATCACGAGTGCTAGTTGTTATGAACAATGCAGCTTACCAGTAGTAAATTTTTCAATCCTTATTTTGCTGTCTCTTTCCTTGACAGTGTAAATGCTAcctctgcctcagctgctccttctgcatCGTCTTCCTCTGTGTTGACAACTCCATCCAAGATTGAGCCCATGAAAGCATTTGATTCTCGATTCACAGAACGATCCAAAGCCACCTCAGGGACTGCTGTTGtaacaaacacaaaccagactGTTGTGGACAGGTAGGACATggcctggggagggaggaagggaatcAGGCAGAGTTGAAACATTAATTCTATGTGGTGTAGATGTTACACTGCTGACACTTTAGAAGTTGTCTTGGATTTCTTCCACTATTGGAAGGAAGGGGGCAGCTACAAATAGGTGAATTCTGCCCTGCTGTTACCCTTTGTACATTTGTCCCTGCCATTTTGATATCACACAGAATCTCCAAGATACTCCAAGTTAAAATTATTGTTGTAAgaggctgtgtgtgcacaggccTGTGTCACTGAGTGCAGCTGGACTCCTTAGAAGACAAACCCAGCCAAAAATAGCCAGCCTGCATCTCTGTACAAGAGAGATTTACTTCAAGGTAAATTACCATACATGTCAGCAGATGACCTCTCATCACCACAGCTGCAGTTATATTTCAGCTTTATGCCTTGAAGGCATGCATAGAAGATTCTCTGAGCTTAAAGGGTTTTGGCTCTGAATCcatgtgattaaaaaaaaataacaatcttaagaaaaaagaatgtAGTTCCCCGATTATCAGTAAAACTTGGTTTTATACAAcaatatttttatgttaaagAGCTTAACCATGTGATGCATAAGCAAGATGTATTAATATACTCTCATAAATGCTTCTAATGTGTCATTGAAAAATGGATTAAAAGTGTATTGTTTGGCATAATTCAGGtgccagagaaaaaaatgtttggatTATGCAAGGTATTTCTCTGAAGCCAAGTAGTTAAGGAATAAATGGCAAAACAGTGTGAGTTAATAACCAGCTAttggagggaaagggaagagtATGATTAAATGACCTATTTTAGGATATAATGGTTAACAAGAGAGTTCTCAAGGATTGTACTTTGTATTGATGTTATTATATTCAGTTATTTagggacatggacctgttggagcaagtccagaggaggccacaaagataatgagagggatggagcagctctgctgtggagacagactgagagagctggggctgcacaacctggggaagagaaggctccagggtgACCTTATTGCAGTGCCCAAAGGGGCTGCAACAGACCTGGACAGGGACTTTTCACAGGTTGTGAAACacatagtgacaggacaagggagaatgacttcagactgaaagagggcaggtttggATGAGATATTAGTAAAAAATCCCTTACTGGGAGGGTGatagacactggaacaggttacccagagaaaATGTTGatgtctcatccctggaagtgttcaaggccaggtgggatggagcttggagcaacctggcctggtggaaggtgtccctgcccatggcatgtTGTTGGAATCAGAATGGTCTTCAGGGTCCCTTCCACtccagccattctgtgattccatagTTATATTTCCTAGAATGGAAGCTGGGGCAGTGAAGTCATGTGTGTGGTTTGCAGAGACACATTTTGCAGCAGTCAGAACTGAACAGAACAACTTCTGGGGGTAGACAACCGAATGACAAAAGTTCTACATGAATAAGCAGAAAGTCAAATGTCCACTGAAGGGGAAAACTTTAACTACTCTTGCATCTTAGAGTGTTGAATTATTTGTATCATCTCAGGGAAAGAGATCTGATGGTAATTGGAACTGAATGCTTAAGTAAAGTTGCTATTTTCAGCTTTATCCCATGGCTAACTGCTggtttgattaattttttttaaaggggaGAATATGTCTGCTTGGTTTACATCTATATTGCACACTGTCCTTTTGGAAAGGGTTTGCCATACCTCTAcagcttcctcctcctgcctttgtGTGCTTTGAAATACACCCCAAGAGGGCTCAGAAATGTCATCTTATCTGCAAGAAGGCAATGTGTGGGATATATGGCAACTTTTGGAATCAGCTTTTTtttacagactttttttttacagaCTGAAGGATCAGAATTTAATTAAAGACAATAAGCCCAAGGATAttctggagagcagcagtgatAGTGAAGAGAAGATTCCAGCTGTCAAACCACTCAGTGTACCCAAACGGAAACTGGAACTTGAGGGAGAAACagtagaaaagaagaaaaaaggaaggcCTAGGAAAGACTCCAGACTTGTACCAGTAACTTTAACTGTTCAGGtgaaatatataaaattcaTTGTGGCTTTCAAAGTTCATTTAATAAAGTCAGTCCCCTGTTGACTTGTTCCATTGACTCAGGGAAACATGAGTAGTATCAGTCCCTCAGAATTTTTAGCCATCCCTCTTCCATACCTTTAAATTTACTGGTTTTAGAATTTAAGCTTAGAAAAAGCAGGTGCACGTAGTGTGGCAAATGTGTTTATCTTTTATATAACTATGTAGCTACTTACTAAAGGTCCCAGCATGCTAAGTAATGCTAGCCTGCCAAAGACTGTctagaataaaatgaaatgccAACAGTTTTTGGTGGTGTATGATGGAGACTGGTCCAAGAACAAAAAGTGACTTGGATATGGTGATTTAAATGTTTATAAATTTCCTCAGAACCCTAAAGTAGTTGCATTAGTTTCCATCATTTTCAGGCATATAGATACCTGTGTTTTCAGTATCTAGAGCTTCGATTTCCCATGTAATACACCAGAATTTCAGGAATTAGTTGCAGCTGAAAATAGGGGCgttttcaaaaaacaaaaagagaccACTTcaagtttttgtgtttttctttgattCTTAGAAGCTATATTAAAAAACTTGTATTCATACAACTAATTGGAACAAGACTAACATTTGCAATTGTCATTATTTggaattttaa
It encodes the following:
- the LOC131091193 gene encoding protein HIRA isoform X2, with amino-acid sequence MVVLVLLHSLKCKTIHHVAVCSLIPGKPIFSVDIHPDGTKFATGGQGQDSGKVVIWNMAPVLKEEDEKNENIPKMLCQMDNHLACVNCVRWSNNGVYLASGGDDKLIMVWKRAAYIGPSTVFGSSSKLTNVEQWRCVSILRSHSGDVMDVAWSPHDAWLASCSVDNTVVIWNAVKFPEILATLKGHSGLVKGLTWDPVGKYIASQADDRSLKVWRTLDWQLETSITKPFDECGGTTHVLRLSWSPDGHYLVSAHAMNNSGPTAQIIERDGWKTNMDFVGHRKAVTVVKFNPKIFKKKQKNGSSTKSSCPYCCCAVGSKDRSLSVWLTCLKRPLVVIHELFDKSIMDISWTLNGLGILVCSMDGSVAFLDFSQDELGDPLSEEEKSNIHQSTYGKSLAIMTEAQLSTTIIENPEMLKYQQRQQQGDQKNSSIREGSGNSTAPKVASMVNGESLEDIRKNLLKKQVETRTADGRRRITPLCIAQLDTGDFSTAFFNSIPISGTLSGSMMSSQSNQQLMSLDSNAANSLNTSKPSVEPTAASIKPTDDAANKDGVNATSASAAPSASSSSVLTTPSKIEPMKAFDSRFTERSKATSGTAVVTNTNQTVVDRLKDQNLIKDNKPKDILESSSDSEEKIPAVKPLSVPKRKLELEGETVEKKKKGRPRKDSRLVPVTLTVQSPATLASEKDAACISAPALALKLPTPIPQKSFTLQICSDPSMYLEVENEMTTVGGSKLSRLKCNREGKEWETVLTSRILAAAGSCEIVTVACEKRTLSVFSACGRRLLPPIILNTPISTLHCTGSCIMALTTAATLSVWDVHKQTAIVRDESLQTIFSGSDATVSQILLTQHGIPVMSMSDGKAYCFNPSLSTWNLVSDKQDSLAQCADFRTSLPSQEAMQCSGPLAVIQGRTSNSGRQAARLFSMPHLVQQETTLAYLENQIAAALILQSSHEYHHWLLIYARYLVNEGFEYRLRELCKDLLGPVHYSAGSQWESTVMGLRKRELLKELLPVIGQNLRFQRLFTEYQEQLDILRDK